The proteins below come from a single Argentina anserina chromosome 1, drPotAnse1.1, whole genome shotgun sequence genomic window:
- the LOC126797895 gene encoding probable methyltransferase At1g29790, whose amino-acid sequence MKHKSMDSPHDIFKSHSSNNLFFLLLLLLTNLTTLFISSSFSSCSYKPLSTTTANTVEETTTIESDLPTEFLAFASGHELPFGFNPNFDSDTIYPPVGKACTLFPDDLRRYMSYKVDGSCPDDELLAQKLLLKGCEPLPRRRCRPASQPEYTEPYPLPTSLWTTPSDSSVVWTAYTCKNYNCLVNRKRNDKGFSDCKDCFDLQGNEKSRWASPKGGGLHFGIDEVLATKPRGSIRIGLDVGGGVATFAVRMIERNITIVTTSMNLNGPFNNFIASRGVIPLYISISQRLPFFDNTLDIIHSMHVLSNWIPTTLLHFALFDVYRVLRPGGLFWLDHFFCVGEQFEETYKPLIESIGFNKLKWVVGRKLDRGPELREMYLSALLEKPLKNSW is encoded by the coding sequence ATGAAGCACAAATCCATGGATTCCCCTCATGATATATTCAAGTCGCATTCCTCAAATAACCTCTtcttccttctccttctcctcttaACAAACCTCACCACTTTGTTCATTTCCTCGTCCTTTTCCTCCTGTTCTTACAAACCCCTCTCCACCACTACAGCTAACACCGTCGAGGAAACCACCACCATAGAATCCGACCTCCCAACCGAGTTCCTTGCATTTGCCTCGGGACACGAACTCCCGTTCGGGTTCAACCCCAACTTCGATTCCGACACCATTTACCCTCCAGTTGGAAAAGCATGCACACTCTTCCCTGACGACCTCCGCCGCTACATGTCATACAAAGTCGACGGTTCGTGTCCTGACGACGAGCTCCTAGCCCAAAAGCTCCTCCTCAAAGGCTGCGAGCCCTTGCCTCGGCGCCGGTGCCGGCCGGCCTCCCAACCGGAGTACACCGAGCCCTACCCACTCCCCACTAGCCTATGGACCACGCCGTCCGACTCCTCAGTGGTGTGGACAGCCTACACATGCAAGAACTACAACTGCCTCGTCAACAGAAAACGAAACGATAAAGGCTTCTCCGACTGCAAAGACTGCTTCGACCTCCAAGGGAACGAGAAGTCTCGCTGGGCAAGCCCTAAAGGAGGCGGCCTTCACTTCGGCATAGACGAAGTCTTGGCCACAAAACCCCGCGGTAGTATTCGAATAGGCCTCGACGTTGGCGGCGGAGTGGCCACGTTCGCCGTGAGAATGATAGAGAGGAACATAACAATAGTAACAACGTCGATGAACTTGAACGGCCCTTTCAACAACTTCATTGCGTCGAGAGGTGTGATTCCTCTCTACATAAGCATTTCGCAGAGGCTGCCGTTCTTCGACAACACCTTGGACATCATACACTCGATGCACGTTCTCAGTAACTGGATTCCGACGACGTTGCTTCATTTTGCTTTGTTTGATGTATACAGAGTGCTTAGGCCTGGGGGATTGTTCTGGCTGGACCATTTTTTCTGTGTGGGTGAGCAATTTGAAGAGACTTATAAACCGTTGATCGAGAGCATAGGATTCAACAAGTTGAAGTGGGTTGTTGGAAGGAAGCTTGATCGAGGCCCTGAGCTTAGGGAGATGTACCTTTCGGCTTTGTTGGAGAAGCCATTGAAGAACTCGTGGTGA